From one Pempheris klunzingeri isolate RE-2024b chromosome 5, fPemKlu1.hap1, whole genome shotgun sequence genomic stretch:
- the LOC139201255 gene encoding protein piccolo-like: MTRCGACALEREAEWMLIALYPLPCALHPSAIRQARTGDIRGGLGEDRETNLLLIKAERKSDVDAEPEESPGSSSSSSSGAVDALSTAPAPAPPQASAGEPGQKRDSSCSDSDSPVDSSSCEEEEEEEEEEEEEEEEDEEEDPTMFSSKFLSGANPLNAVSSAVNKFGLFGDDGEGNKNQKSPSQEGKPSGEQQMGAGSGKGPKQQQGSQKSGQGPPMQKTQPPPKQESPQLHGNGQAGPLNKPGGQQVAPKAGTQPDDKLKGEPQKSQPKGPPQHGSPKPGAQQQILTKSGAQPESPKTSSQQQVLPKTGMQQQGSAKTGVQEATKAGSQKTGSQQGSPKVGQQQQGSPRTGQQQQGSPRTGQQQQGSPRTGQQQQGSPRTGQQQQGSPRTGQQQQSSPKLSQQQQGSPKVAQQQQGTSKVGQQQQGFRTTPQQQSSDKPGPQQQGPKGPGVSSSPGATKAGSHSKAGAKSLCPVCTTTELNMYTKEPPNYKTCTQCKSEVCSLCGFSPPDSDGREWLCLTCQIQRAQGSSGPPGPSMKKPTPNKVSAAQNQTPSPAAPVKKEMSAPGSPQRMQSTSAKVPAKGEAAKGPESQRQASPASVQKVTPDTQRTSGSQKPDQTSQTGRKQSSTTAAPQHESGGLFGFGDAKTEAAKPEGSVTGKMFGFGSSIFSSASTLIASAVQDEPKTTPPVSPKMQSTKDIKAPTVQKSMQEKKQEQTQQPKAHPSGQAEVDKAPSETPKAASATHNVPKSGQSTCPICKMVLNVGSRDPPNYNTCTECKSTVCNHCGFNPMPNVKEGNEWLCLNCQVKRAAGGIEPHKDASLVNSSSKKNIPAQPALQKTSAPGSPQRKISTPAAQPAKAEAAKGPDSYKQASQKTGPQKQPDQSNQTAQKQGIATSATQQDSGGFFGFGGPKSQTDAAKPAESVTGKMFGFGSSIFSSASTLISSAVDEPKRTPPVSPKMPAAKDSKSPTAKKPEQEKKPEQPQVVKGSPSVYPKMDKPPSESQKKASASPITSKAGQSICPLCKLELNVGSKDPPNYSTCTECNNTVCNQCGFNPMPNVKEVKEWLCLNCQMQRALGASEPPGTPMMKLQASPNKVTAPVNATNKETPRLDKPQQKDTPTPTESRIKDTSAPGSPQRKPSTPAKQPDKTEVVKGPESQKQVNFAPGQKTPQEGRKTGPQKPPDQTSQTGQKQSNTTSTTQEESGGFFGFGGPKPQPDAAKPAESMGGKMFGFGSSIFNSASTLINSAAHDDSRTTPPVSPKIPATKATKSPLAQKRDQEKKLEQVQQPKTSPLLQAKVDTVPSEPPKDAAVFQAVPKAGQSTCPLCKVELNLGSKEPPNYNNCTECKNTVCNQCGFTPMPNVSEVKEWLCLNCQMQRALSASELTAPPMKPNNAANKIPPSAAHQKLTAPNQVETLQKELSKTDAPLRVETPVADTLQKKGSSTPGSPQKAQPKAETQATKVAKGPESDTQASPTPGQKTSLGASGPLKPTDQASQHGLKQNKVTPDTQHESGNLFGFSGPKTRPDASKTTESVTGRMFGFGSSIFSSASTLISSAVQEESRTTPPGSRKMSAPAQVSPKMSAVPKTSQKSTPTVSPKMSPAREPKTPTQKPEQEKKPEESYQSKEDKVLSQPPKAATVSETSPNAGQATCPLCKVDLNIGSKDPPKYNKCTECKTTVCTQCGFNPMPMGEVEEWLCLNCQMKRAVGAPEPPRPPAIKSQPSPSKVPSPAAVQLKDDSKPTTPLKKDGPGPAAQKKETSEPGSPQRKQSTLSVQSGKPEAATAPLKQASPAPAHETPQERQKTDPKKPPDQPSQSECKQSNTTAATQQESGGFFGFGGGKSQSDAAKPAESVTGKMFGFGSSILSSASTLVTSAVQDQPKTTPPVSPKMSPAKQIKSTVAQKLELQEKTEPSQQTPPSGQTKLDRAPSVPPKAAGQSTCPLCKVELNLGSKALPNYNTCTECKTIVCNQCGFNPMTNETAVKEWLCLTCQMQRAVGVTQPSGVTSVNSPAKPQNKDIISSRVPENKESSTPPQKKPPATAQPATAEATNKPEGQKQPSPVPSQKKPQEPQKTSGPNKTPEQIRQTERKQSTTQQESGGFFGFGGGKTEPEAKPAESVTGKMFGFGSSIFSSASTLITKTTPPVSPKLSPAKVMTSPDATKKEQQKKPEQPQQTKTPPLVQAKVDKAPSEPPKASAAAQATVKPGQSTCPLCKTELNIGSKEPPNYNNCTECKNTVCNQCGFNPMPNVSDMKEWLCLTCQMQRALTASELVEPPLMKPQASPNKVSTTAAAEKNTTADLKKDIISTQKEVPDKNQKDSPTPSAPQTKEETKPQFQMDITQISTTVSPPAKEMPVTVSAPTTEEKTSSPLPKQVPASSAPPAREATAIVSDLNKPLPAQTPPVNTDTEKSLQKKKDITPPSSPTTKEISEKKEEKIEIVQKMADQPVTSSIHAKSATTAAQPTNQEKGGFSLFGSPKSQRAASKTTEAVTGKMLGFGSSLFSSASTLITSAVQEESRATPPSSRKMSAPAQVSDKMSASKISPKSSPPVSPKITSAKEAKPPAAQKPHLEKIPDQPQQAQAPPSGQANVDKGPSEPAKPEASQAAPKVGQSTCPLCKVELNMGSKDPTTYNTCTECKTTAKEWLCLNCQMQRALGASEPQGLPMIKLQPSPSKEVPATSQKKETPMSTSQEDNIKPASPKNDLVNVVTSKEPESSALGAATPTAASLPDKTVVSSNIKTDVSKAIQKSSEETPKGQPGALEQEPQKAVTSTDKPAPPPDQDAGKPPQQQHPKAVTSTAKSSPPPNREMGKPPPQQTPKAGTSPAKSAPPPAQPAKQEPGGFFGFGGPKTQPSAAKSAESVTGKMFGFGSSFLSSASTLITSAVQDEPKTTPPTPRKMSTTAPVSPKMTPPTPRKMSTTAPVSPKMTPPTPRKMSTTAPVSPKMTPSTPRKMSTTAPVSPKITPPASPKILPAKETKPPAVQKTEEKKPEKLQQENTSSAVQAKVDKAPSEPPKAPADTQGAPKADQSNCPLCKVNLNIGSKDPPNYNTCTECKTAVCNQCGFNPMPNVAEVKEWLCLNCQMVRALGASEPTGPTVVKPQPSPSKVAVLEQKHISTLDQKEKPTESVAVKKDVTQATPGKKQTPQAEAPLPTAVQRTDTPQQGSIQKTQVVSDTEQGQGQDVAGPQHPVGKSPQAQLSQSIKQEIKAGVAKQEAGKPSHQLPPIKSAPQSDREVGKPPPQQTPKAGTAPAKSVPPPAQPAKQESGGFFGFGGPKTQPSAAKSAESVTGKMFGFGSSFLSSASTLITSAVQDEPKTTPPTPRKMSTTAPVSPKMTPPVSPKMSTTAPVSPKITPPVSPKMSTTAPVSPKITPPVSPKMSPAKETKQPAAVKSEPPQQAKLASSTQAKVEKAPSELPITTEVTQVASKAGSLACPLCKAELNIGSKDLPNYNTCTECKNTVCSLCGFNPMPHTDTSEWWRNWAIVGLSKGMAVSELPDSKSFVGTVRRLRKNGPAFTCICQTRDPGHTYNENRRTQNCSFKGRAHTSNRKITAHTCSLQIGINCSYPKSKNGTSICQDGNHSPSSFYTNRTGDHTHTHHSKDFTCYSRKTAFSNINKRTHNHCHCHCHYHYTKG; this comes from the exons ATGACCAG ATGCGGCGCCTGCGCACTGGAGAGGGAGGCGGAGTGGATGCTGATCGCTCTCTATCCGCTGCCCTGTGCCCTCCATCCCTCGGCGATCAGACAGGCACGGACAGGGGATATCCGAGGAGGTTTGGGCGAGGATAGGGAGACAAATCTGCTCTTGATCAAG GCTGAGAG GAAGTCTGATGTAGATGCTGAACCAGAGGAGAGCccagggagcagcagcagcagcagcagtggggcTGTAGATGCCCTCTCTACAGCTCCAGCCCCAGCTCCCCCTCAGGCCTCTGCAGGAGAGCCAGGACAGAAACGGGACAGCTCctgctctgactctgacagTCCTGTAGATTCCAGCtcctgtgaggaggaggaggaggaggaggaggaggaggaggaggaagaggaggaggacgaggaggaagaccCCACTATGTTCTCCTCCAAATTCCTTAGCGGGGCCAACCCCCTCAATGCCGTGTCCTCTGCTGTGAATAAGTTTGGCTTATTTGGAGATGATGGGGAGGGGAATAAAAATCAGAAATCACCTTCCCAGGAGGGGAAGCCATCTGGAGAGCAGCAGATGGGAGCAGGATCTGGCAAAGGCCCTAAACAGCAGCAGGGATCCCAAAAATCAGGCCAGGGCCCCCCTATGCAAAAGACCCAGCCTCCTCCTAAACAAGAGTCACCACAGCTGCATGGGAATGGACAGGCTGGACCCCTTAATAAGCCTGGTGGGCAACAAGTTGCTCCAAAGGCAGGGACACAGCCTGACGACAAGCTTAAAGGAGAGCCACAAAAAAGTCAACCCAAGGGCCCACCACAGCATGGTTCACCTAAGCCTGGAGCTCAACAACAGATCCTGACTAAAAGTGGGGCACAGCCAGAATCTCCAAAGACATCATCACAACAACAGGTTCTACCTAAGACAGGGATGCAACAACAAGGGTCTGCTAAGACTGGGGTGCAAGAGGCCACAAAGGCTGGGTCACAAAAAACTGGTTCACAGCAAGGGTCACCTAAAGTAGGACAGCAACAGCAGGGTTCACCAAGAACTGGACAGCAACAGCAGGGATCACCGAGAACTGGACAGCAACAGCAGGGATCACCGAGAACTGGACAGCAACAGCAAGGATCACCGAGAACTGGACAGCAACAGCAGGGATCACCGAGAACTggacagcaacagcagagctCACCTAAGctttcacagcagcaacaaggtTCCCCTAAAGTTGCACAGCAACAACAGGGCACGTCTAAGGTGGGACAACAACAGCAAGGCTTCAGGACTACACCCCAGCAGCAGTCCTCTGATAAGCCTGGGCCTCAGCAACAAGGCCCTAAGGGACCTGGAGTGTCTTCATCACCGGGAGCAACTAAAGCAGGTTCTCACTCAAAAGCAGGAGCTAAGTCCCTTTGCCCAGTGTGCACCACAACAGAACTCAATATGTACACCAAGGAACCACCTAACTATAAAACCTGTACACAGTGTAAAAGTGAAGTGTGCAGCTTGTGTGGCTTCAGTCCTCCAGATTCTGAT gGCCGTGAGTGGCTTTGTCTTACCTGCCAGATACAGCGAGCTCAAGGAAGTTCTGGACCACCGGGACCTTCCATGAAAAAGCCCACGCCCAACAAAGTTTCTGCTGCTCAAAACCAGACACCGTCTCCTGCCGCACCTGTCAAAAAAGAGATGTCAGCACCAGGTTCACCTCAGAGAATGCAGTCTACATCAGCAAAAGTGCCAGCCAAGGGCGAAGCTGCTAAAGGACCAGAAAGTCAAAGACAGGCAAGCCCAGCTTCTGTTCAGAAAGTGACACCTGACACCCAGAGAACATCAGGGTCTCAAAAACCGGACCAGACTAGTCAAACTGGACGCAAGCAAAGCAGTACCACTGCAGCTCCCCAGCATGAGTCAGGGGGTTTATTTGGCTTTGGTGATGCTAAAACCGAAGCTGCAAAACCTGAAGGGTCAGTGACTGGGAAGATGTTTGGTTTTGGTTCCTCGATTTTCAGTTCGGCATCTACTTTGATAGCATCAGCTGTTCAGGATGAGCCTAAAACCACACCACCAGTTTCACCCAAAATGCAGTCCACAAAGGACATCAAAGCACCTACTGTCCAGAAATCAAtgcaagaaaagaaacaagagcAAACCCAGCAGCCAAAGGCTCATCCAAGTGGACAGGCTGAAGTGGACAAAGCCCCATCAGAGACTCCAAAGGCAGCATCAGCCACCCACAATGTTCCTAAATCAGGCCAATCCACTTGTCCAATCTGTAAAATGGTGCTCAACGTGGGTTCGAGGGATCCtcccaactacaacacctgtACTGAATGCAAAAGCACTGTCTGCAACCATTGTGGATTTAACCCCATGCCAAATGTTAAAGAG ggAAATGAGTGGCTTTGTCTAAACTGCCAGGTGAAACGAGCTGCAGGCGGAATTGAACCTCACAAAGACGCATCTTTGGTCAATTCATCATCTAAAAAGAATATTCCAGCACAGCCTGCGCTACAAAAGACTTCTGCACCAGGCTCTCCTCAGAGGAAAATATCTACACCAGCAGCACAACCAGCCAAGGCTGAAGCTGCTAAAGGACCAGACAGTTATAAACAGGCCAGCCAGAAGACAGGTCCTCAGAAACAACCAGATCAGTCAAACCAAACTGCACAAAAGCAGGGAATTGCCACTTCAGCTACACAGCAAGATTCAGGAGGGTTCTTTGGTTTTGGTGGTCCTAAAAGTCAGACCGATGCTGCAAAGCCTGCCGAATCAGTCACTGGGAAGATGTTTGGTTTTGGTTCGTCCATCTTCAGTTCTGCATCCACTTTGATTTCCTCAGCTGTTGATGAGCCCAAAAGAACACCACCCGTTTCTCCCAAAATGCCTGCTGCAAAAGACTCCAAATCCCCCACTGCCAAGAAACCAGAACAGGAAAAGAAACCAGAACAACCCCAAGTGGTCAAAGGTTCTCCATCAGTATACCCAAAAATGGACAAACCTCCATCAGAGTCACAAAAGAAAGCATCAGCTTCCCCAATCACTTCTAAAGCAGGCCAGTCAATCTGTCCCCTCTGTAAACTGGAACTCAATGTGGGATCTAAAGATCCTCCCAACTACAGCACATGTACGGAGTGCAACAACACTGTCTGTAACCAGTGTGGATTTAATCCAATGCCAAATGTAAAGGAG GTGAAGGAGTGGTTATGTCTCAACTGCCAGATGCAGAGAGCACTAGGAGCATCTGAGCCTCCAGGAACTCCCATGATGAAACTACAGGCCTCACCAAATAAAGTCACTGCACCTGTCAATGCCACAAATAAGGAGACTCCCCGACTAGATAAACCTCAACAGAAAGACACTCCAACACCTACTGAATCTAGAATAAAGGATACTTCTGCACCAGGCTCCCCTCAGAGGAAACCGTCAACACCAGCAAAGCAGCCAGACAAGACTGAAGTCGTGAAAGGACCAGAAAGTCAGAAACAGGTCAACTTCGCTCCTGGccagaaaactccacaggagGGCCGTAAGACAGGCCCTCAGAAACCACCAGACCAGACAAGTCAAACTGGACAGAAGCAGAGTAATACTACCTCAACTACGCAAGAGGAATCCGGAGGTTTTTTTGGATTTGGCGGCCCTAAACCTCAACCTGATGCTGCAAAGCCTGCTGAATCAATGGGTGGGAAAATGTTTGGCTTTGGTTCCTCCATCTTCAATTCTGCATCCACTTTAATAAACTCAGCTGCCCATGATGACTCCAGAACAACACCACCAGTTTCGCCCAAGATACCGGCCACAAAGGCAACCAAATCACCTCTTGCTCAGAAACGAGATCAGGAGAAGAAACTAGAACAAGTTCAACAGCCCAAAACTTCTCCATTGCTGCAAGCCAAAGTAGACACAGTGCCATCAGAGCCTCCAAAGGATGCAGCTGTTTTCCAAGCTGTTCCCAAGGCAGGCCAATCGACATGTCCACTCTGTAAAGTGGAGCTCAATCTTGGCTCCAAGGAACCTCCCAACTACAACAACTGCACTGAATGCAAGAACACTGTCTGTAACCAATGTGGATTCACCCCAATGCCAAATGTATCAGAG GTAAAAGAGTGGTTATGCCTGAATTGTCAGATGCAGAGAGCTCTTAGTGCATCTGAACTCACAGCACCTCCTATGAAACCTAACAATGCAGCTAATAAAATTCCTCCATCTGCTGCACATCAGAAATTAACAGCTCCCAATCAAGTGGAAACTCTACAGAAGGAATTATCTAAAACTGATGCACCTCTGAGGGTGGAGACTCCAGTGGCTGATACACTTCAAAAGAAGGGGAGTTCCACGCCAGGTTCTCCTCAGAAGGCACAGCCTAAGGCAGAAACACAAGCAACTAAGGTTGCTAAAGGACCAGAAAGTGACACACAGGCTAGCCCAACTCCTGGTCAAAAAACTTCTCTGGGGGCATCAGGTCCTCTGAAACCAACAGACCAGGCAAGTCAACATGGACTAAAACAGAATAAGGTCACTCCGGATACACAGCACGAGTCAGGAAACCTATTCGGCTTCAGTGGCCCTAAAACAAGACCTGATGCTTCAAAAACAACGGAGTCTGTGACTGGGAGGATGTTTGGCTTTGGTTCCTCCATTTTCAGCTCAGCATCCACTTTAATATCATCCGCTGTTCAGGAGGAATCACGCACTACACCACCAGGCTCTCGTAAGATGTCTGCACCAGCACAAGTCTCACCCAAGATGTCTGCAGTGCCTAAGACTTCTCAAAAAAGTACACCAACAGTTTCTCCCAAAATGTCACCAGCGAGAGAACCCAAAACTCCTACTCAGAAGCCAGAGCAGGAGAAGAAACCAGAGGAATCTTACCAGAGCAAAGAGGACAAAGTTCTCTCACAGCCACCAAAGGCAGCAACAGTCTCTGAAACGTCTCCTAATGCAGGTCAAGCCACCTGTCCACTGTGTAAGGTGGACCTTAACATCGGCTCCAAAGACCCTCCGAAGTACAACAAATGCACTGAGTGCAAGACCACTGTCTGTACTCAATGTGGATTTAACCCAATGCCTATGGGAGAG GTTGAAGAGTGGCTATGTCTAAACTGTCAGATGAAAAGAGCAGTTGGAGCACCTGAGCCCCCAAGACCTCCAGCAATAAAGTCCCAGCCATCACCCAGTAAAGTTCCTTCACCTGCTGCAGTCCAGTTGAAGGATGATTCAAAACCAACTACACCTCTAAAGAAGGACGGTCCAGGTCCTGCTGCACAAAAGAAGGAGACCTCAGAACCAGGCTcaccacagagaaaacagtccACATTGTCAGTACAGTCAGGCAAACCTGAAGCTGCTACTGCACCATTGAAACAGGCTAGCCCAGCACCTGCTCATGAAACTCCACaggaaagacagaagacagaTCCAAAGAAGCCACCAGATCAGCCAAGCCAAAGTGAATGTAAGCAGAGTAAtaccacagcagcaacacagcaaGAGTCTGGAGGCTTCTTTGGTTTTGGTGGTGGTAAATCTCAGTCTGATGCTGCTAAACCGGCAGAGTCAGTGACTGGGAAGATGTTTGGCTTTGGCTCTTCCATTTTAAGTTCTGCATCTACTTTGGTAACCTCAGCTGTTCAGGACCAACCCAAAACCACTCCACCAGTTTCTCCCAAGATGTCACCTGCAAAACAGATCAAGTCCACTGTAGCCCAGaagctggagctgcaggagaaaacagAGCCATCCCAGCAGACACCTCCATCAGGACAGACCAAGTTGGACAGAGCCCCATCAGTGCCTCCAAAGGCTGCAGGCCAGTCTACCTGTCCACTCTGTAAAGTTGAACTCAACTTGGGTTCCAAGGCTCTACCGAACTACAATACCTGCACTGAATGCAAAACCATTGTCTGTAACCAGTGTGGATTTAATCCTATGACAAATGAAACAGCG gtgAAGGAGTGGTTGTGTCTCACCTGTCAGATGCAGAGGGCTGTTGGAGTCACACAACCTTCAGGAGTCACGTCTGTCAATTCTCCTGcaaaaccacaaaacaaagacatcatCAGCTCACGTGTACCTGAAAATAAAGAATCATCAACACCACCTCAAAAGAAGCCACCTGCAACAGCACAGCCAGCTACAGCTGAGGCCACTAACAAGCCAGAGGGTCAGAAACAGCCCAGTCCAGTTCCTTCTCAGAAAAAGCCACAGGAGCCCCAGAAAACATCAGGACCTAACAAAACACCAGAGCAGATAAGGCAAACAGAACGTAAGCAGAGTACCACACAGCAAGAATCAGGAGGCTTCTTTGGTTTTGGGGGTGGTAAAACTGAACCGGAGGCAAAGCCAGCAGAGTCAGTGACTGGGAAAATGTTTGGCTTTGGTTCTTCTATCTTCAGCTCTGCGTCCACTTTGATTACCAAGACCACTCCACCAGTTTCTCCCAAGTTGTCTCCAGCAAAAGTAATGACATCCCCCGATGCCACAAAGAAAGAACAACAGAAGAAGCCAGAACAACCCCAGCAGACCAAGACACCTCCATTGGTACAGGCAAAAGTGGACAAAGCTCCTTCAGAGCCTCCAAAAGCTTCAGCAGCCGCCCAAGCCACCGTCAAACCAGGCCAGTCCACCTGTCCACTTTGTAAGACTGAACTCAACATTGGCTCCAAGGAACCACCCAACTACAACAACTGCACTGAGTGCAAGAACACTGTCTGTAATCAGTGTGGATTTAACCCCATGCCAAATGTGTCAGAC ATGAAGGAGTGGCTGTGTCTGACTTGCCAGATGCAAAGAGCTCTCACAGCATCTGAATTAGTAGAGCCTCCACTGATGAAACCCCAGGCATCACCAAACAAAGTGTCCACAACTGCTGCTGCcgaaaaaaacacaactgccGATCTAAAGAAAGACATTATCTCCACACAAAAAGAAGTGCCAGACAAAAATCAGAAGGACAGCCCAACACCCAGTGCACCACAAACGAAAGAAGAAACTAAACCCCAATTTCAAATGGATATTACCCAAATATCAACCACTGTCTCACCACCTGCAAAAGAGATGCCAGTTACTGTTTCAGCCCcaacaacagaggagaaaacaagttCACCTCTTCCCAAGCAGGTTCCTGCCTCTTCTGCACCTCCTGCCAGAGAGGCAACAGCTATAGTTTCCGACCTCAATAAACCACTGCCTGCTCAAACTCCTCCTGTCAACACAGATACTGAAAAATCTCTCCAGAAGAAAAAGGATATCACTCCACCAAGTTCCCCTACAACTAAAGAAATatcagaaaagaaagaggagaaaattgAAATAGTTCAGAAAATGGCTGATCAGCCGGTCACATCCTCTATCCATGCCAAATCTGctaccacagcagcacagcctaCAAATCAAGAAAAAGGAGGCTTCTCCCTCTTTGGTAGTCCCAAATCTCAGCGTGCTGCCTCAAAAACAACTGAGGCGGTGACAGGGAAAATGTTGGGATTTGGTTCATCGCTCTTCAGCTCAGCATCCACCTTGATAACATCTGCAGTTCAGGAGGAGTCCCGTGCAACACCACCAAGTTCCCGCAAAATGTCTGCCCCAGCGCAAGTGTCTGACAAGATGTCAGCATCAAAGATTTCTCCAAAGTCCAGCCCCCCAGTTTCTCCAAAAATAACTTCAGCAAAGGAGGCCAAACCACCTGCTGCTCAGAAACCACATCTAGAAAAGATACCAGACCAACCTCAGCAGGCCCAGGCTCCTCCATCAGGGCAAGCCAACGTAGATAAGGGTCCATCAGAGCCTGCAAAACCAGAAGCTTCCCAAGCTGCTCCCAAAGTTGGCCAGTCTACTTGTCCCCTCTGTAAGGTGGAACTTAACATGGGCTCCAAAGATCCTACAACCTACAACACCTGCACAGAATGCAAAACAACT gcaAAGGAATGGCTTTGTCTTAACTGCCAGATGCAGAGAGCACTTGGAGCTTCTGAACCCCAAGGCCTTCCCATGATAAAACTCCAACCTTCACCAAGCAAAGAGGTCCCTGCCACCTCACAAAAGAAAGAGACCCCAATGTCAACTTCTCAGGAAGACAACATTAAACCAGCTTCACCCAAAAACGACCTTGTTAATGTTGTCACATCCAAAGAACCTGAATCCTCAGCCCTTGGTGCAGCTACCCCTACAGCTGCTTCATTACCTGACAAAACTGTTGTATCCAGTAATATAAAGACTGATGTTTCAAAGGCTATACAAAAGTCTTCTGAAGAAACACCCAAAGGACAACCTGGTGCACTGGAACAAGAGCCGCAAAAAGCTGTGACTTCTACTGATAAACCTGCTCCTCCACCAGATCAAGATGCAGGGAAGCCACCTCAACAACAGCACCCAAAAGCTGTGACTTCTACTGCTAAATCATCTCCTCCACCAAATCGAGAGATGGGAAAGCCACCCCCACAACAGACTCCAAAAGCTGGTACCTCTCCAGCCAAATCTGCACCGCCACCAGCTCAGCCTGCTAAACAGGAGCCAGGAGGCTTCTTTGGCTTTGGTGGTCCTAAAACACAGCCTAGTGCAGCAAAGTCTGCCGAGTCAGTGACTGGAAAGATGTTTGGCTTTGGGTCATCTTTCTTAAGCTCTGCATCCACTTTGATAACTTCAGCTGtccaggatgaacctaaaaCTACACCACCAACTCCACGTAAGATGTCCACTACAGCCCCTGTCTCTCCTAAAATGACACCGCCAACTCCACGTAAGATGTCCACTACAGCCCCTGTCTCTCCTAAAATGACACCGCCAACTCCACGTAAGATGTCCACTACAGCCCCTGTCTCTCCTAAAATGACACCGTCAACTCCACGTAAGATGTCCACTACAGCCCCTGTCTCTCCTAAAATTACACCACCAGCCTCTCCTAAAATATTACCTGCAAAGGAAACTAAGCCACCTGCTGTCCAGAAAActgaggagaagaaaccagaGAAACTCCAGCAGGAAAATACTTCTTCAGCAGTTCAAGCCAAAGTGGACAAAGCTCCATCAGAACCCCCCAAGGCACCAGCAGACACTCAAGGTGCTCCAAAAGCAGATCAGTCCAACTGTCCACTCTGTAAGGTCAACCTCAACATAGGCTCCAAAGATCCTcccaactacaacacttgcACGGAATGCAAGACTGCTGTCTGCAACCAGTGTGGATTTAATCCAATGCCAAACGTGGCAGAG GTAAAGGAATGGCTTTGTCTGAACTGCCAGATGGTGAGAGCCCTAGGAGCATCTGAGCCCACTGGACCTACTGTAGTGAAACCACAGCCCTCTCCAAGCAAGGTTGCTGTTCTTGAGCAGAAGCATATATCAACATTAGACCAGAAGGAGAAGCCTACAGAATCTGTAGCAGTCAAAAAAGATGTCACACAAGCAACTCCAGGCAAAAAACAAACCCCACAAGCTGAGGCTCCTTTGCCAACTGCAGTCCAAAGGACAGACACACCTCAACAAGGTTCTATACAGAAGACACAGGTTGTTTCAGATACTGAACAAGGGCAAGGCCAGGATGTGGCTGGCCCGCAGCATCCTGTTGGAAAATCCCCCCAAGCACAGCTTTCTCAATCTATAAAGCAAGAAATCAAGGCAGGTGTGGCAAAACAAGAAGCTGGAAAACCATCACATCAGCTTCCTCCTATCAAATCTGCACCACAATCAGATCGAGAAGTAGGAAAGCCACCACCACAACAGACTCCAAAAGCTGGTACCGCTCCAGCTAAATCAGTGCCACCACCAGCTCAGCCTGCTAAACAGGAGTCAGGAGGCTTCTTTGGCTTTGGTGGTCCTAAAACACAGCCTAGTGCAGCAAAGTCTGCTGAGTCAGTGACTGGAAAGATGTTTGGCTTTGGGTCATCTTTCTTAAGCTCTGCATCCACTTTGATAACTTCAGCTGTCCAGGACGAACCTAAAACTACACCACCAACTCCACGTAAGATGTCCACTACAGCCCCTGTCTCTCCTAAAATGACACCTCCAGTTTCTCCTAAGATGTCCACTACAGCCCCAGTCTCTCCTAAAATTACACCTCCAGTTTCTCCTAAGATGTCCACTACAGCCCCAGTCTCTCCTAAAATTACACCTCCAGTTTCTCCTAAGATGTCCCCTGCAAAGGAGACCAAGCAACCTGCTGCAGTGAAATCAGAGCCACCTCAACAGGCCAAGCTTGCTTCATCAACACAGGCCAAAGTAGAAAAAGCTCCATCAGAGCTTCCCATAACCACAGAAGTGACTCAAGTTGCATCTAAAGCAGGTTCATTGGCATGTCCACTCTGTAAGGCTGAACTCAACATAGGCTCCAAGGATCTtcccaactacaacacctgcacCGAATGCAAGAACACTGTCTGCAGTCTTTGTGGATTTAACCCCATGCCTCATACAGATACG AGTGAGTGGTGGAGAAACTGGGCGATAGTCGGCCTGTCTA